Proteins encoded together in one Pseudomonadota bacterium window:
- a CDS encoding electron transfer flavoprotein subunit beta/FixA family protein — protein MKIVVCIKQVPDTEAEIKWDIPKGTLKRDSIDTIPNPFDEFAFEEALLTRENYDGDIVAISMGPEKANDVLRNALALTANEVYRLTDDAFAGSDTFGTASVLAAGIKKIGDVDLIFCGKQSTDGSTGVVGAEIASILGYSPLTYVSKIRQIDAANKKIVVERVIEGGTEVVEAKLPAVVSVIKGINEPRLPNLMGIRKAAKIEIPQWNADDLGIDKGKVGTAGSSTKVVEITVPPPRGAGEILKGEIEDVANIVTDKLIDMKVIK, from the coding sequence GTGAAGATAGTTGTATGTATAAAACAGGTTCCTGATACAGAAGCTGAAATCAAGTGGGATATACCGAAGGGGACACTCAAGAGAGACAGCATTGATACAATACCAAACCCCTTTGACGAATTTGCCTTTGAAGAAGCGTTACTCACAAGGGAAAACTATGATGGAGACATCGTGGCTATCAGCATGGGTCCGGAAAAGGCAAATGATGTACTGAGGAATGCCCTTGCATTAACTGCAAACGAAGTATATCGCCTTACCGATGACGCATTTGCAGGCTCCGACACGTTCGGAACTGCCTCGGTGCTTGCTGCCGGAATCAAGAAGATTGGAGACGTGGATCTCATCTTCTGCGGAAAACAGTCCACTGACGGGAGTACCGGTGTTGTAGGCGCAGAGATAGCTTCTATCCTCGGATATAGCCCTCTGACATATGTTTCTAAAATACGTCAGATTGATGCAGCAAATAAAAAAATAGTCGTTGAAAGGGTAATTGAAGGCGGCACTGAAGTCGTAGAGGCAAAATTGCCGGCCGTTGTCTCTGTTATCAAAGGGATTAACGAGCCTCGGCTCCCGAATCTTATGGGCATCAGAAAGGCTGCGAAGATTGAGATACCTCAGTGGAATGCAGATGACTTAGGTATTGATAAAGGCAAAGTCGGAACAGCAGGTTCCTCTACAAAGGTTGTGGAGATCACCGTACCGCCTCCAAGGGGAGCAGGAGAAATCCTTAAGGGTGAGATCGAAGACGTCGCTAACATCGTGACCGACAAACTAATTGACATGAAAGTCATAAAATAA
- a CDS encoding acetyl-CoA C-acetyltransferase — MKDAVIVSCARTAIGQFGQSLKDVPVVELGGIAIKEAVKRAGIRPSRNKDKEFAPDIFEGKTETELESKYYDFDSSLKEVEIDEVIMGNVLQGGLGQNSGRQASIRGGMPKETPAYTLNKVCSSGLRTIINGIRSIECGDNEVVVAGGMENMSLAPYAMPSLRTGARMFDTKAIDLMVLDGVWEIFYGYHMGMTAENIAEKFGITREEQDTFSLVSHQRAMKAIKEGLFKDEIVPVVIPQKKGDPIIFSTDERPMDTTLEKMAKIPTAFKKGGTVTAGNASGLNDAASAAVIMSRDKANELGIKPMAKMLSWATGGVDPQYMGLGPVPAVRKALKKAGLTLDQIDLIELNEAFSVQALSCMRELKVNPDKCNMFGGGISLGHPIGCTGARLVTTALYQMRRLGLRYGLVSMCIGGGMGLAAIFECER; from the coding sequence ATGAAAGATGCGGTAATAGTTTCATGCGCGAGAACTGCAATAGGTCAATTCGGTCAGTCATTAAAAGATGTGCCTGTTGTAGAACTTGGCGGTATTGCAATTAAAGAAGCTGTAAAAAGGGCAGGAATCAGGCCGTCAAGGAACAAGGATAAGGAGTTTGCGCCTGATATTTTCGAAGGCAAAACAGAAACAGAACTGGAATCAAAATATTACGATTTTGACAGCAGCCTGAAAGAGGTAGAGATTGATGAAGTAATCATGGGCAATGTTCTTCAGGGAGGATTAGGCCAGAATTCCGGAAGACAGGCAAGCATACGCGGTGGAATGCCGAAAGAAACACCGGCATATACGCTCAACAAGGTATGCTCCTCCGGGTTAAGAACAATTATTAATGGTATACGGTCCATTGAATGTGGCGACAATGAAGTTGTGGTGGCCGGTGGAATGGAAAACATGAGCCTTGCACCATACGCTATGCCTTCTTTGCGTACCGGCGCCAGGATGTTTGACACAAAGGCAATCGACCTCATGGTTCTCGATGGTGTTTGGGAAATTTTCTACGGATATCACATGGGCATGACAGCAGAAAATATCGCTGAAAAATTCGGTATCACAAGGGAAGAGCAGGATACATTCAGTCTTGTAAGCCATCAGAGGGCAATGAAGGCCATTAAAGAAGGTCTGTTTAAAGATGAAATTGTCCCGGTTGTGATTCCTCAGAAAAAAGGCGACCCAATTATTTTCAGCACGGACGAAAGACCTATGGACACAACTCTGGAAAAAATGGCAAAGATTCCCACGGCATTTAAAAAAGGCGGAACAGTTACAGCAGGAAACGCGTCAGGCCTCAATGATGCAGCTTCGGCAGCAGTAATCATGTCCCGCGATAAGGCAAATGAACTGGGTATTAAACCTATGGCTAAAATGCTATCATGGGCAACCGGCGGTGTAGATCCTCAGTACATGGGGCTCGGACCCGTTCCCGCAGTGCGTAAAGCCTTAAAAAAAGCAGGCCTGACGCTTGATCAGATTGACCTTATCGAATTGAATGAAGCCTTTTCAGTCCAGGCACTCTCCTGCATGAGGGAACTGAAAGTTAACCCTGATAAATGCAACATGTTCGGAGGAGGCATCTCCCTTGGCCATCCCATCGGATGCACCGGCGCAAGACTTGTTACAACAGCACTATACCAGATGAGAAGGCTCGGGTTAAGGTATGGGCTTGTTTCTATGTGTATCGGCGGTGGCATGGGATTGGCTGCAATCTTCGAGTGCGAGAGGTAA
- a CDS encoding type II toxin-antitoxin system HicB family antitoxin, which translates to MKTKLKMIYWKGEKFWVGKLLEHPEIMTQGETLEELEKNMKDAYMLMAMEDVPENHEVIELALNV; encoded by the coding sequence ATGAAAACAAAGTTGAAAATGATTTATTGGAAAGGTGAAAAATTCTGGGTTGGCAAACTGCTTGAGCATCCAGAAATAATGACCCAGGGAGAAACCCTCGAAGAACTCGAAAAAAACATGAAAGATGCCTATATGCTTATGGCTATGGAAGATGTACCTGAAAATCACGAAGTCATAGAACTTGCCTTGAACGTATGA
- a CDS encoding amidohydrolase family protein — protein sequence MKLYLSSLQIIFFVLIQLFLNGFACNAETLSADLKSKNLSFQYIDAHNHLLGQSPSRSGMNHDYEGAAKTALSRMDAFGIQTAVILPHPFAYGQPFFYDIGDFISTLKKYPDRFAFMGGGGTLNVIINRSFHEGRLTEEIRKEFEEITTKIISSGAVGFGEMSAEHLSLGDRHPYQSTPPDHPLFFFLSDIAAKHGMVIDIHMEAVSREMAVPARLKSSNNPKLLRPNIEAFERLLAHNRSTKIIWAHAGWDNTGDRTVLLMSELLTKHPNLFMSIKIGRDSLPGNRPMDENGLKPEWLDFIRKFPDRFIIGSDEFFSAPGIGYSSPSRLEATFHFLSLLPHDLAYKIGFENPNRIFRLKK from the coding sequence ATGAAACTTTATCTTTCTTCCCTTCAAATAATCTTCTTCGTTCTGATACAACTATTTTTAAACGGTTTTGCCTGCAATGCAGAAACACTCTCAGCAGACTTAAAAAGCAAAAACCTCTCTTTCCAGTATATCGATGCACATAACCATCTTTTAGGACAATCCCCCTCACGATCGGGCATGAATCACGATTATGAAGGTGCTGCAAAAACGGCCCTTTCGAGAATGGACGCTTTTGGTATTCAAACGGCAGTAATACTGCCGCACCCTTTTGCCTATGGCCAGCCCTTTTTCTATGACATTGGCGATTTCATCAGTACATTGAAAAAATATCCTGATCGATTTGCATTCATGGGAGGCGGGGGAACACTGAATGTTATCATTAACCGCTCTTTTCACGAGGGAAGGTTAACAGAGGAGATTCGGAAAGAATTCGAGGAAATAACAACAAAGATCATATCTTCGGGCGCTGTGGGGTTTGGAGAAATGTCGGCAGAGCATCTTTCTCTCGGCGACAGGCATCCTTACCAGAGCACGCCCCCGGATCACCCTCTTTTCTTTTTTCTCTCAGATATTGCGGCAAAACATGGGATGGTGATAGATATTCACATGGAGGCTGTTTCCAGGGAGATGGCTGTGCCCGCAAGATTAAAATCGTCGAATAATCCAAAGCTGCTCCGACCAAATATTGAGGCTTTTGAAAGACTTCTTGCCCATAATCGCAGCACAAAAATTATCTGGGCGCACGCAGGCTGGGACAACACAGGGGACAGGACTGTGTTGTTAATGTCGGAACTCCTTACAAAGCATCCAAACCTTTTTATGAGCATAAAAATCGGCAGGGACAGCCTACCTGGAAACAGGCCCATGGATGAAAATGGTTTAAAACCGGAATGGCTGGACTTTATCAGGAAATTCCCTGACCGTTTTATTATCGGGAGCGATGAATTCTTCTCCGCGCCTGGAATCGGTTACTCATCACCTTCAAGGCTCGAAGCTACTTTCCATTTTCTTTCTCTTCTTCCCCATGACCTGGCTTACAAAATAGGCTTCGAGAATCCGAACCGTATTTTCAGGCTGAAAAAGTAA
- a CDS encoding enoyl-CoA hydratase-related protein, with the protein MEYKNLIIDIKDGIAIVKINRPKALNALNSETVNEIKLAAESLNENRDIRVVILTGEGDKAFIAGADILEMKPMTALEGMAFSHNGHEAFSKLENMSKPVIAAVNGYALGGGFEVALACDFIYASDKAKVGFPETTLGIFPGFGGTQRTAKLIGLAKTKELIFTGKTISAQEAYELGLVNKVVPHEELMKEVMALAEKIKANGPISIGLAKECINKSLFLDMDSALMLEAKDFGLCFGTKDQKEGMTAFVEKRKATFTGE; encoded by the coding sequence ATGGAATATAAAAACTTAATAATTGATATAAAAGATGGCATTGCAATTGTTAAGATAAACAGGCCAAAGGCTTTGAATGCCCTGAACTCTGAAACAGTGAATGAGATAAAACTGGCGGCAGAATCATTAAATGAAAATAGAGATATAAGAGTTGTTATTCTTACCGGCGAAGGAGATAAGGCGTTTATTGCAGGCGCTGACATCCTTGAGATGAAGCCTATGACTGCCCTGGAAGGCATGGCCTTTTCCCATAATGGCCATGAAGCTTTTTCCAAGCTGGAAAACATGAGTAAACCGGTTATTGCCGCTGTAAACGGATACGCCCTTGGCGGAGGATTTGAAGTAGCGCTTGCCTGTGATTTTATTTATGCTTCCGATAAAGCCAAAGTCGGTTTCCCTGAAACAACACTGGGGATATTCCCCGGTTTTGGAGGAACACAGAGAACGGCAAAACTTATCGGATTGGCAAAGACAAAGGAATTGATATTTACCGGTAAAACAATCTCGGCACAGGAAGCCTATGAATTGGGTCTTGTTAATAAAGTCGTTCCCCATGAGGAATTGATGAAGGAGGTAATGGCCCTTGCAGAAAAAATCAAAGCAAATGGGCCTATCTCTATCGGTCTTGCAAAGGAATGTATAAATAAGAGTTTATTCCTCGATATGGATTCGGCATTAATGCTGGAGGCAAAGGATTTTGGTCTGTGTTTCGGCACAAAAGACCAGAAAGAAGGCATGACAGCATTCGTTGAAAAGAGAAAAGCCACCTTTACAGGTGAATAA
- a CDS encoding type II toxin-antitoxin system HicA family toxin gives MIKKITAAGCVLVRHGDRHDLYRNPKTGKKQPVPRHVEIDENLARHIIKELA, from the coding sequence CTGATAAAAAAAATCACTGCTGCCGGGTGTGTGCTCGTAAGGCACGGTGACCGGCATGATTTATATAGAAATCCTAAAACCGGCAAAAAACAGCCTGTCCCGAGGCATGTTGAAATAGATGAGAATCTGGCAAGGCATATAATAAAGGAATTGGCATAA